ACAGCACCGGCCCACCATGTCAATATGTAGGACAGGAACAGGAAAGACACAGAAAGAGCCAGCATCACAAAGTTATACCTGTGAACAAAAGACAAGCACAGTGCTAACTGACAGGCAACATTATGAGTaatgagtcagtgtgtgtgtctgcatgtatttCAGCATTCTTACTTGTCAACCTCTTTGTGACTCATGGCAGCAAATACAAAACATTCAGTTACACCATTTACTGCAAGCAGGAGAACGTAGCTGCTGTAGCATCTCAGCAAAGTGGGgccttaaaaaaatgaataaataaatgtgctgTGATTAAGAAATCAGTAGCCTTTACCACACATACCTTAAATGAACAGAATTTGTAACCTCACTCACCAGCCCAACTGCTCAGCAGAGAGCCACCATAAATGTCCAGAGCCAACTGGGAGTATGCATAGCCAAACACTGTGATAATCAGACCGATTACCAGCACCAGTTTCAGCAGACATTCCAGGACCTCAGCTGCAATGGCAACTTCTTCCTGCGGACAAAGCTCACATTATGAAGTACAACCAGCAATGATTCGTCGGCACCTATTCACGAATGCACTTTTGTGATGCACGCAAGCCTCACACCTGTTTCTGACTTTTGACATCACGTCCTCGCACTAGTACTTTGGCAAAGAAGATGTAGAAGCTTTCCTCAATTGGCAAGAAGACAAATCGAGCCACCATGGATCCCAGGTTGCTGACGATATCATACACTCCTTGATCTCCAAAGCTGAGGACGTTAAAGAATGTCATGACATAACGCTCACCCTCTGTCAAGATCTGCTTCAGAAAGGACTGCTTGAAGAAGCTCCAGGTCAGCCTGGCGAGCGCCCAATCAATCATAGGCTAGAAGCAGGAGATGAGGATCAGTCATCTTATGTGgcaacatttttgtctttaaacCAAAGAGTTTGATTTTGTGTAGATGGATCATGATAAATCTATCTATTCCCCTCTCATAATACCTCTCCATCAGCTCTCCGGGGCAAGAGCTCTCCTGCACTGTGAAGAGGAAAGTTCTTCTTTGACGCCTCTTCAGAACCCAAGAAACGAATGAAGTAACCAGCATAGCAGAGCACCAGTAATCCAGTGTACACCAGCTGTGGATTAACTCACAGTGTAAAATACTTACACACAGAGCACATAATCACATAAATAACGTAGAAAACTACAACCTGGTTCTTACATGAGCAGCAGAGAAGATGTAAAGTCCCCAATCACGGGCGAACACCACCAGCACCACAGTTACAATGCATTTAGCGATCATTGCTAAGCTCTCAGTGACCACTTTCAATCGAACCAACATATGAGCCTGAGCCAGGGCCCAGAAGGGCTCAGACAGGAGCTCCTGCACTCCTGACAAGCCAAACAGCACCACAGCGACACCATAGTAAGGAACACTTTGGGGGTCGGGTTGCTCCAGGAGAAACAGCCACACCGAGGCCAGCAGGGCTGCCCATAACATACCTAGAGGCAGCctgaaaggttaaaaaaaaaaaagcaaaagtgaagcacacaagttaaaaatgtaagtggATTACACAAGGTTTAAGAGCATTGACTTGTAGAATGAACTCACGTCAGCCACAACAGATTGATCGCTTGTCTCCAGCTGTAGCTCGTCCCTGACACCCCGCTCAGACAAGCTCTACGAAAAGCTTCTCTGGATAAAAATACTAATGTGGAGTAAAGTAATGTAAGCCTGcatgataaaacacacacacacacacacacacacacacacacacacacacacacacacacacacacacacacacacacacacacacacacacacacacacacacacacacacacacacgttagagCAGACAAAGTTGATGTAGGTACAGCTCAACATCTCATACATGTTTACCTGACATTAACAACCCCAATCAGCTCTTTGGAAACAAACCGCAGTGTGAATCCATTCAATAAGAATGTCAGGACACGGAACATCACCTGAGATGAGAAAAACAATTATCATTTCTATCATTTAACGACCGTGACAGAAATATTAGGTTACCGTTCGTGAAACATCCAGTGCATTTACACACCTGTAGCAACACACTGTATGATGCCAGAGCGGACGCGTTCCGCAATACATCCAGAGAAGTCATTTTGGATGCTAAGAAATCTTTGTCACAAGTGAATTTGCAAATTCATTTGCAGTTTTCCAAGTTGTGTGATTATTACACATCCATCGTGTCGAAACTGTCACTGTTCCTGCCAGAAAGGCGACAGAAAGTACGCTTTCATACAGATTCGTGAGTGTGACAGGAAGCGGACTTGCAGTCCTGGTGAAAACACTTCCGTACACATTCTACGGAATTACGTTACGTGGTGACGTCATGGAGGCTATAAAGCAAAGTCGCTAGAGGGCGCCAGAGGCCCTCTGATCCTCTGACGGTTATAGGAGTGTCTGGCTCATGCTGGACAGTTTCGTCCGTCATGAGCTGAATTTACATGTTGAACATCAACATGTCGATACTGTTTGGCTAAATTATGGCCCAATAAAATTAATTCTGCAGAACAActgcagattatttttttacgCAGATCcaattttttaatatatgtttttatatttatatgtatatatatatatatatatatatatatatatatatatatatatatatatatatatatatatatatatatatatactgtatatatatatttttatattattaatattattttattattttttatttttataatgtagccacaagaggacacaagccagtgtcttatatacagagggttgcgtcaggaaaggcattcggcgtaaaacttttgccaaatcaaagatgcgaatcaaacctatgacttccataccggatctgTCGAGGCCGGGTTAAGAACAACCGCcattggcgctgttgacctacagggtgccagtggaaatggGACTACTGatggtcgaagaaagagaggaggaaagtgtgtacggaggaagagagagaagaggagcgccaagagtataggactgaaagtacggacgttgaatgttggaactatgacaggaaaaggtagagagttggttgacatgatgcagaggaggaaggtagacatactgtgtatccaggaaaccaggtggaaaggtagtaagGCTCGAAGTTTAGGAGCGGGGTTCAAGtttttctatcatggtgtagattagaaaagaaatggaataggagttttcttgaaggaggagtttgttaggaatgtcctggaggtaaaaagggTGCCAGATAGAacgatgagtctgaagctacaaatcgaaggtgtgatgttcaatgttgttaatggatatgctccacaggtaggatgtgagctggaggagaaggaaaaattctggttAGACTtcgatgaagtgatgcagagcatacctagaagtgagagagatgtcattggtgcagactttaatggacatgttggtgcaggaaacaaaggtgatgaggaggtgatgggcaggtttggtatccaggagaggaacgcagaaggacagatggcggttgactttgcaaaaaggatggaaatggctatagtgaatactttcttccagaagaggcaggaacatagggtgacctataagagtggaggtaggagcacacaggtagactacatcttgtgtagacggtgtgacctgaaggagatcagtgactgcagtggTAGGCgaaagtgtagccaaacagcatagcatggtggtgtgcaggatgactctggtggtgaggaagatgaagagggcaaaggcagagcagaagacgaaatggtggaagctgaaaatggaagtgttgcatgacttttaggaaggaggaatgaggaggtacaggagtgtatacagagaaagagggtagctaagaagaagtgggacactgagaggacagaggagagTAGACGgggtacagggagatgcagcgtaaggtgaaggtagaggtagcaaaggcaaaACAAGGAGTTTAAGATTacttgtatgctagattggacagtaaggagggagaaactgatctataccgattggcaagacagagacagagataggaAGGACATGCAACAGGTTAATGTGATTAAGGATAGCGATGGAAGTCTAtagacaggtgccagtagtgtgatagTTTTTCACTTGTCTCTCtatgaaaaaaactaatttcaAGTTCCTAACAATTTATTTGCACTTTTCTAATCTAAAATCAAATACTAATCGGCACTATTACCCTACACTAATGTTACAGCAATAAATACTACCTATTGTGTAGGCAAGATATTTGTCAAAGTTTCTTGTTTCTTGTATAATCATGTCATTGTTTTAccctccgcggtacactggcgtcgtgcccggagtgtcccccgcctcacgccctgagactgccaggataggcactggctaccccgcgacctgcgttagcggattaagcgggttggaaaatgaatgaatgaatgaatgaatgaatgaatgaatgaatgaatgttttaccCTGTGTTAATCCTCACAGCTGGTTGAGACACTTTGATTCACTCTAAATTCTTCACTTtcactagatagatagatagatagatagatagagagatagatagatagatagatagatagatagatagatagatagatagatagatagatagatagatagatagatagatagatagatagatagatagatagatagatagatagatagatagatagatagatagatagatagatagatagatagatagatagatagatagatagatagatagatagatagatactttattaatcccggaggaaattgcatatatccactgctcaggcattacataacaaataatactggataaacaccaggagaaaaggaaacactgacatcacaggacataccacaagacatacattacactaacagacaggcacatgcagcactaacaggacttatatactaaagtataactaaaatataaacagtataaaatttaaaaaatattacagtattaaaatataaacagtataaaataaaatctaaacagtataaaattgaattaaaatataaaacagtataataaataaattaaattgtgtgtgtgtgtgtgtgtgtgtgtgtgtgtgtatatatatatatatatatatatatatatatatatatatatatatatatatatatatatatatatatatatatatatatatatatataacagtataaaattaaatttaaattaaattaaattaaatccattttcaaccccgtgctgacctcgccacctcccccccgctcctcctgagagagtcattgtaccccctgatggcacagggcacgaaggaggacctcagcctctctgtggaggcgctgtgtgacagcagtctgtcgctgaaggtgcttctctgctgggagaaggtggtgtgtagggggtgcctggtgttgttcatgatggccttaattttagacatggtcctgctctccagaagcatatccacagagtccaggctcagcccgaccactgagcccgctctgcggatgagtctgttcagacggtccatatctcttttcctggcccccccatcccaacacacaatggcgtatgacagcacactggagactacggactgatagaacatgagtcCGTACACACCCACGTGTCACACCCACGTGTCACTAATGATTTGCTATTGGATTATCTGTAATCTACCAGGTGTCTGATCTGTTTTCTTTAAGACAGCAAATCATTGCGGTGAGTTCGGTTCAAATCGGGTCCAAACTCCTCAATTTTGCATCAGTGTCAGAGGTCACTGTCACAACCGTGCAAAAGAACGATATTACACTCTACAGTCACTTCTCTCAACCATCCTGCTGCTTGTGTGAACTGAGTCCAAACCtttgaataaaattacaaaaccGAATCTTGGTTTTTCCAAGTCTTTATTCTCATTTCAGTATTAGCGATCGCCTTTTATTTAGTCGGAAGAAATTTCCACAACGCTCCTCAGAGTGTAAAACTGTTCATTTACAATTCCCAAGATTCTGTTTAAGTGACAACTCTGATCAGACAAAACCCAAGCATCTGTTTTTTGGAAATTTAATTAGTCCCGTAAACAGCAAAAGCATTCTTAAGAGAAATGAACCTTAGACTTTGAATTTGATGGGTTTTTAATCAGATGTAAAAGatgagacaataaaaaaaaagcacatcctTATCAAACCATTATACATGTTGCAACAATATACAAATATGTTGTCTATATACAGCATGTCATTAATTCCACACATCTTTTATAGTCATACCTTTACCGAAAGTTTATATCCCTGAGTGCATTCACTTTACCGCCATGCACAGACAGGACCTTTCAAAACAGCTGAGATCAGCTGGTAATTTGTTCTTTACATGGCAATATGGAGGTCATCACACAAACGTAAATTCTCCGGTAATAATTTAGATGTTTCAAAGACAAGTAAcataattaatttacatttaaagatgGATAGGTTTTTGTTGGTCTGATGTCTATACATGCAGTTACCTACATCGCACATCCATATATTTGGTATATATTGTGTAATACATTCCTACATACTATCTACTGCACttgcctcctgctaattttgcATGTCCAATTGGGTTGAACTGAATATTACgagaacagagaaaaaatgGCTGCACAAAATTGCAGTAACTAAAGCGGAATGTAAGGATTTGTAACCTTCTACCATAAGTTTATTACAGACCTTCAAAACCTACACAATTAAAAAGcatgcatacaaacacattaaaatcaatACATACAAGTCCCTAGACCTGTTTCTACTC
This sequence is a window from Antennarius striatus isolate MH-2024 chromosome 5, ASM4005453v1, whole genome shotgun sequence. Protein-coding genes within it:
- the rft1 gene encoding man(5)GlcNAc(2)-PP-dolichol translocation protein RFT1 — its product is MTSLDVLRNASALASYSVLLQVMFRVLTFLLNGFTLRFVSKELIGVVNVRLTLLYSTLVFLSREAFRRACLSGVSGTSYSWRQAINLLWLTLPLGMLWAALLASVWLFLLEQPDPQSVPYYGVAVVLFGLSGVQELLSEPFWALAQAHMLVRLKVVTESLAMIAKCIVTVVLVVFARDWGLYIFSAAHLVYTGLLVLCYAGYFIRFLGSEEASKKNFPLHSAGELLPRRADGEPMIDWALARLTWSFFKQSFLKQILTEGERYVMTFFNVLSFGDQGVYDIVSNLGSMVARFVFLPIEESFYIFFAKVLVRGRDVKSQKQEEVAIAAEVLECLLKLVLVIGLIITVFGYAYSQLALDIYGGSLLSSWAGPTLLRCYSSYVLLLAVNGVTECFVFAAMSHKEVDKYNFVMLALSVSFLFLSYILTWWAGAVGLILANCLNMGLRILHSLLYIYRYFQPSQWKPLRGLLPSPFVLLTLGISGAVTAQSEVIFCCDRGWLLRLAHIGVGAACLLIVVVVILLTETRLIQFVRTRLLPRYTKKRT